From Ananas comosus cultivar F153 linkage group 8, ASM154086v1, whole genome shotgun sequence, one genomic window encodes:
- the LOC109713551 gene encoding benzyl alcohol O-benzoyltransferase-like: MAPMFSVRRSEAVLVGPAEPTPHEFKRLSDIDDQEGLRFHIPVIQFYRSNPSMAGRDPAEVVRHALAKALVFYYPLAGRLREGPGRKLYVECTGEGVLFIEAHADVPLHHFGHALQPPFPGLDDLLFDVPGSSGVLHCPLLLIQVTRLVCGGFILGLRLNHTMCDAPGLIQFMDAVAELARGLPAPSVRPVWERHLLEARDPPRPSFRHREYDEVADTKGTLVPLGDMAHRSFFFGAREMAALRSHVPPQLRKSSSAFEILTACLWRCRTAALAPAPEEEVRIICIVNARGKAEGVVPSGYYGNAFAFPVAVSSAGRLCAEPLGYAVELVKGAKAEMSDVEYLRSVADLMVLRGRPHFAVVRAYLVSDVKRAGFGDVDFGWGKPVYGGPAKGGVGAIPGVASFYIPFTNAQGERGVVVPVCLPGPAMDKFVAELHTLLAQPTTPAQQPSSALPIMSAL; the protein is encoded by the exons ATGGCACCGATGTTCAGCGTCCGGCGCAGCGAGGCCGTGCTGGTGGGTCCGGCCGAGCCGACTCCCCACGAGTTCAAGCGGCTCTCCGACATCGACGACCAGGAAGGCCTGCGCTTCCACATCCCGGTCATCCAATTCTACCGCAGCAACCCCTCCATGGCCGGCCGCGACCCCGCCGAGGTCGTCCGCCACGCCCTGGCCAAGGCCCTCGTCTTCTACTACCCCTTGGCCGGCCGCCTCAGGGAAGGACCCGGCCGCAAGCTCTACGTGGAGTGCACCGGGGAGGGAGTGCTCTTCATCGAGGCCCATGCCGACGTCCCCCTCCACCACTTCGGCCACGCCCTGCAGCCGCCGTTTCCCGGCCTGGACGACCTCCTCTTCGACGTCCCCGGCTCCAGTGGGGTGCTTCACTGCCCCTTGCTGCTCATCCAg GTGACCCGGCTGGTGTGCGGCGGATTCATCTTGGGCCTCCGGCTGAACCACACGATGTGCGACGCCCCCGGGCTGATCCAGTTCATGGACGCCGTGGCCGAGCTGGCCCGCGGCCTCCCCGCGCCCAGCGTCCGGCCCGTGTGGGAGCGGCACCTGCTGGAGGCGCGCGACCCCCCGCGGCCCAGCTTCCGGCACCGCGAGTACGACGAGGTGGCCGACACGAAGGGCACCCTGGTGCCGCTGGGCGACATGGCCCACCGGTCCTTCTTCTTCGGGGCCCGGGAGATGGCGGCCCTGAGGAGCCACGTCCCCCCGCAGCTCCGCAAGAGCTCCTCCGCCTTCGAGATCCTGACGGCGTGCCTGTGGAGGTGCCGGACGGCGGCCCTGGCCCCcgcgccggaggaggaggtgcGCATTATCTGCATCGTGAACGCCCGCGGCAAGGCCGAGGGCGTGGTGCCCAGCGGCTACTACGGCAACGCCTTCGCCTTCCCCGTGGCGGTGTCGAGCGCGGGCAGGCTCTGCGCGGAGCCGCTGGGGTACGCGGTGGAGCTGGTGAAGGGGGCCAAGGCGGAGATGAGCGACGTCGAGTACCTGCGCTCGGTGGCCGACCTCATGGTGCTGCGCGGCCGCCCGCACTTCGCCGTCGTGCGGGCCTACCTCGTGTCCGACGTCAAGCGCGCCGGCTTCGGGGACGTGGACTTTGGGTGGGGGAAGCCCGTGTACGGCGGCCCGGCCAAGGGCGGGGTGGGAGCCATCCCGGGCGTCGCCAGCTTCTACATTCCCTTCACCAACGCCCAGGGGGAGCGCGGCGTCGTCGTCCCCGTCTGCCTGCCCGGCCCCGCCATGGACAAGTTCGTCGCCGAGCTCCACACCTTGCTCGCGCAACCCACTACCCCCGCCCAACAGCCCTCCTCCGCACTCCCCATCATGTCCGCGCTCTGA